A single genomic interval of Spinacia oleracea cultivar Varoflay chromosome 6, BTI_SOV_V1, whole genome shotgun sequence harbors:
- the LOC130462948 gene encoding uncharacterized protein: protein MARFMKESTNIPNLQPDVAIFALKHALREGKFRDKLSIKNPSKIADVLQMADAFIRTEDFNKAAARLKGPSDTRDTKMNQSKPEGNSRKEKEKVGAREASPKKDGKKGEFQPKYTNYTPLTIPRREIFSLHKDDEKWKLPDKLRTNPLRRNKNKRTEREEKEKATSGKLQEQAQRRVHETEGQKKKPILVVFGGQRSGHASKHHLRALSHRVNFSTVGENQPTPPNMNFAADDCLGTQYKHDDPLVIEMNLNNHNVHRVLVDGGSAVNIIFRNCLEQLILEEGEESMTKVSYPLIGFNGSAAIPRGKITLPVTIGQGLAERNVREEFLVMDCDSVYNVIMG from the exons atggccagattcatgaaagaATCAACTAACATCCCGAACCTGCAGCCAGACGTAgcaatcttcgccttgaagcacgcacTCCGGGAGGGGAAATTCCGGGATAAACTGTCAATaaaaaacccctccaaaatagctGACGTACTTCAAATGGCAGATGCATTCATCAGAACGGAAGACTTCAACAAGGCAGCAGCAAGGTTGAAAGGCCCCTCGGATACGAGGGACACCAAAATGAATCAGAGTAAGCCCGAGGGcaactcaagaaaggagaaagaGAAGGTGGGTGCAAGAGAGGCGAGCCCAAAGAAAGATGGAAAGAAGGGCGAATTCcaacccaagtacaccaactacactccactcacTATACCCCGAAGAGAAATTTTCAGCCTCCACAAGGATGATGAGAAGTGGAAGCTACCAGACAAGCTCAGAACAAACCCCCTTCgcagaaacaagaacaa AAGAACGGAGagggaagagaaagaaaaagcaACGTCTGGAAAGCTACAAGAACAGGCCCAGAGAAGAGTCCATGAGACCGAAGGGCAAAAGAAAAAACCAATTCTCGTGGTGTTCGGAGGACAAAGATCCGGCCACGCCAGCAAGCATCACTTGAGAGCTctctcccaccgagtcaacttcagcactGTAGGGGAGAACCAACCCACACCCCCAAACATGAACTTCGCTGCTGATGATTGCCTCGGGACCCAGTACAAACACGACGACCCGTTGGTGATCGAAATGAatctcaacaaccacaatgTCCACAGAGTACTGGTCGATGGAGGGAGCGCCGTCAACATAATCTTCAGAAACTGTTTGGAGCAGCTCATCCTCGAGGAAGGAGAAGAGTCAATGACTAAGGTCAGTTACCCGCTGATTGgcttcaacggatccgcagcaattccccgaggaaagatcacccttcCCGTTACAATCGGCCAAGGCCTAGCGGAGAGAAACGTCCGAGAAGAATTCTTGGTGATGGATTGCGACTCGGTATACAATGTCATCATGGGatga
- the LOC130463758 gene encoding protein DETOXIFICATION 45, chloroplastic-like, translating into MTIGTSMAARQGPLAMAAHQICMQVWLAVSLLTDGLAASGQVYTPRNAPILVRKLMWFVSNGLSVLPASIYYWLERA; encoded by the exons ATGACGATTGGGACCTCGATGGCTGCTCGTCAaggtcctctagctatggctgcTCATCAAATCTGTATGCAAGTGTGGTTGGCTGTCTCTCTTTTAACTGATGGATTGGCCGCATCTGGTCAG gtctacactccgaggaatgcgcctatactagtgaggaaattgatgtggttcgtgagcaacggGCTAAGTGTTTTACCCGCAAGTATTTACTATTGGcttgagcgcgcttga